The following nucleotide sequence is from Saimiri boliviensis isolate mSaiBol1 chromosome 6, mSaiBol1.pri, whole genome shotgun sequence.
GGAGAAAAAGATTAGGTTAGGATCCTAAAAAGAGGAGGACTACAATGAAATCTAATGACATAATATACTATATTACCTTATAAACCCTACTAGCAATAGGAAAACCATACAGATACtttagtggttctcaaagtgtggtcttcAAAGTAAAAGCAACACTTGAGAACTTGGAAATCTCTggctccaccccagacctactgaattagaaacACTAGGAGTGGGGCTGAGTAATCTGTTTTGACATGTCCTCCACGTGTTTCTGATGCAGTTTTGAAAACCACTGGGTGGGTTGAACTACCTATGGGGTAAAGTTATTGCTAACCTCATCAAACCTAGTGCCCAACGCATTTCTCCCTGACTTCTCATCACTTTCACTCCGTCAGTCATTTATTCCGATTTATTAAGGGCCTACTACGTTCTTGGCACTGTAATAGAAATGCAAAGCCAAAAAGACATCACCTTCAAGGAGCTCGTGCCACTGAGAGGATAGGAAAGTAAATCAGTAACTACAGTGTAGTGGATAAATGACAGAAAAGAGAATCCAGAGGGAGGAGCCCTTAGGGGCTCTCAGTAGAGTCTGTGAACCCTGGTTCTGTGGTCCCTCAGCTTGATTTCTGATTAGGCTTCAACAAGCCCTCAAAGTCAGAAAGGACATTAGAGAATGTCTAGCCTAGGATTCCCAGCCTTGAGTCCATGAAGGAGGATGGGGAAGAAGGATGGAAGGTAATCTACAAGCCCACAGAGGCCATGTCTCATTGTGTATGTCTCCATTATTGCAGGGGAAGCAGGACCAtggctttcattttattaatctcCAAGAATAATTATCCACGTATGTTTAAGAagcattgatttttgtttgtttaacctgttcattttgcagatgaagaaactaaggtcCAAACCATTACATTATTTCTTTCAGTACTCAAATGATTTCTGTAAGGCCACACAGCCCTCTATTATAGGTAGGGCGTTGAGAAATGGTTTTAAACTGTGCTATGAATGAAAGGGAATCATACCACCTCACAGGCTTATATGTTTGTAGTAGTAATACTGTGTGTTGGTTAAGAGCACAcaccagccaggcgcggtggctcaagcctgtaatccgagcactttgggaggccgaggcgggtagatcacgaggtcgagagatcgagaccatcctggtcaacatggtgaaaccctgtctctactaaaaatacagaaaattacaggcatggtggcacatgcctgtaatcccagctactcaggaggctgaggcaggagaattgcttgaacccaggaggcagaggttacggtgagccgagatcgcgccattgcactccagcctgggtaacaagagcgaaactccatctcaaaaaaaaagaaaaagagcacacACCAGAGAGCACTAGGTTGAAATACCTAGCTGTGTGATTTGAAGTAATTAACTTGtttgagcctgtttcctcatgtgtaaaatagagataatgatATTCATCCCTTGAGTTCTTAATAAAACATCAAATAATTCCTATAAATTGTTCCATGCTATGCCTGTGCAAAATAAACACTCAATGTATGGTAGCTATTAAGTGCAATTCAGAGGTTGGGGCACattcacatttattatctcattttatcctcaccaTGATCCTCACTGTGtattctcactttacagatgagggaaataAGACTTCTTGAGAGCGGGTAAATGGTAGCAATAACTCAAACCTAGATCTACAACTCATAAATTTCGTGTACTTTGCTCTTTGTTACTTGGCATGGTTTTCCAGATTGGCCTTTATGGGGATGCAGACAATACAAGGCACCAGTTTAGAGCACAGTTTTAGATTCAAAGATGATTGGGTTTGAGTCCTAAGTTACTCCATTTGTCAGCTACATGACTCAGGGAAAGTGATTTAACCTCTGCGAGCCTTGTTTCCTCACTGGCAAGATGGGAGGCACTAAATGCACAATAAACTGATGAGATATGTAAAGACTAAATAAAACGTGTCGTGTAAAGCCCCTGACATTTGGGAAGTAGTAAGTTTTAACTACCATTTTTAGTCCCTGCCTCCTAGAGTagtgtggggattaaatgagatagtgtatGTCATGCACTTTTGACAGTGCCTGGCATTAGAGTAGTTACTCGATACGCATCTTGAATAAACGAGTGAGTGAACAGACCTATTGTAAGCCTTTTATCAAAGAATTGCTTCCTCTCCCTTTCACAGTCTCAGTGCCATTGTTGTAACAGATTCTGAGTTCCTTTGCTTTACTTTCTGTTTATTTCCACAGCCAAACAAAGCCTTTCTCTTTTTACCCCAGCACTCTTCAGTCTCCCTCTGAGGCTCCCAGTTCTGAAGGGCTTGTCCCTCTCTCTATCCGTCACAAAAGACCGTCCGTCTCTCTCGGCCATCACAAAAGATTGCCCCTTTCTTTTCCACAAGCCCACATTCCTTCCAAAGCCACTGTTCCCTGCATAACCTACCAGTTTGCACGACGCTGAGCCGGATCTCCCCTATCACCCCATCAACATCAGGTGGGTTCTTCACCTGGCAGGTGTATGTCCCATTGTCGTCAAACTGCAATTTCCagagaaagatggaggcatcGTACCGCTCAGGGTTCCCATCCCAAGACACCCGGTCCTTAAACCGTCCGCTCATGGGTTGGAAGGGATCTATGTGGTAGTAGAATACCTAGAGACGGGAAATGGCAAAAGGTCTTTCTTACTCAGTACCTGGGCAAGGAGGCCAAGACGGTAGGAGCAGAAGCGAAACACCAGCAAACCTAACTTTCCTGTCTGCAGCTCTGTCACTCGCTTTCCCCTTCAAAGGCTTCTCAGTCTCCGTCCCAAGAATTGTTTCCCAGCTTAACCTTGTGCTTGCTGCTAAGAAAAATACTGGACGGGAAAGGAGAAATGGACTGGCTTATCATTTCCCTAACCAAGGGGCCCCTGGAAAATGACAATAATCTACTTACAAACTGCTCAGGTCCCCCATCTAGAGGACGAAAATTCCAAGTCACTGTTAGAGCATCACCCACAGGGGCGAAGCTGGAGAAAGTGCATTTTAACCGAGCATCTGTCCCATTAACAGCCTCCAGCACCCGGGAGGTATAAATTTCCACAGCTGCTATAGGCCAAAGAGCtgcaatgaaaaagaagaaaaagaagggttAACAGGGAATGTAGTATTGTAAGAACTTCTGCTGACACTTCCAAAATAAATATCTGGGTAGGACTTAAAGTAAAGT
It contains:
- the MPZL2 gene encoding myelin protein zero-like protein 2 — translated: MYGKSPARAVLLLLGIQLTALWPIAAVEIYTSRVLEAVNGTDARLKCTFSSFAPVGDALTVTWNFRPLDGGPEQFVFYYHIDPFQPMSGRFKDRVSWDGNPERYDASIFLWKLQFDDNGTYTCQVKNPPDVDGVIGEIRLSVVQTVRFSEIYFLALAIGSACALMIIIVIVVVLVQHFRKKRWAERAHKVVEIKSKEEERLNQEKKVSVYLEDTD